Proteins from a single region of Gasterosteus aculeatus chromosome 20, fGasAcu3.hap1.1, whole genome shotgun sequence:
- the rps27.2 gene encoding 40S ribosomal protein S27.2 encodes MPLAKDLLHPSLEDEKRTHKKKRLVQSPNSYFMDVKCPGCYKITTVFSHAQTVVLCVGCSTVLCQPTGGKARLTEGCSFRRKQH; translated from the exons ATGCCT cttgcAAAGGATCTGTTACACCCGAGCCTGGAGGACGAGAAGaggacacacaagaaaaaacgCCTCGTTCAAAGTCCAAATTCATATTTTATGGATGTCAAATGTCCAG GCTGCTACAAGATCACCACAGTGTTCAGTCACGCTCAGACGGTCGTGCTGTGTGTCGGCTGCTCCACCGTCCTCTGTCAGCCTACGGGGGGGAAAGCTCGCCTCACGGAAG GATGTTCGTTCAGGAGGAAACAGCACTAG
- the rab13 gene encoding ras-related protein Rab-13 isoform X2, with the protein MAKKYDFLYKLLLIGDSGVGKTCLIIRFAEDNFNSTYISTIGIDFKVKTIEVEGKKVKLQVWDTAGQERFKTITTAYYRGAMGIILVYDITDEKSFENIQNWMKSITENASAGVSRMLLGNKCDIEAKRKVSRETGEKLAKDHGIRFFETSAKSSINVEEVSRNITTPPSRLAYEGPQGER; encoded by the exons ATGGCGAAGAAGTATGATTTCCTTTACAAACTGCTCCTCATCGGGGACAGCGGAGTGGGCAAAACCTGTCTGATCATTCGTTTCGCTGAAGACAATTTCAACTCCACATACATTTCCACCATCG GCATCGACTTTAAAGTAAAAACCATTGaagtggagggaaagaaagtgaaactacAAGTCTG GGACACAGCCGGACAAGAGAGGTTCAAGACCATCACGACAGCCTACTACAGAGGAGCCATG GGCATTATCCTGGTGTACGACATCACAGACGAGAAGTCCTTCGAAAACATTCAGAACTGGATGAAGAGCATCACAGAA AATGCCTCTGCTGGGGTCAGTCGAATGTTACTCGGGAATAAGTGCGACATTGaagcaaagaggaaagtttcTCGGGAGACGGGAGAGAAG TTGGCAAAAGATCACGGCATCAGATTCTTTGAGACCAGCGCAAAGTCCAGCATCAACGTGGAGGAGGTGAGCCGGAACATAACAACACCACCTTCACGACTAGCTTATGA GGGCCCACAGGGCGAGAGGTGA
- the rab13 gene encoding ras-related protein Rab-13 isoform X1: protein MAKKYDFLYKLLLIGDSGVGKTCLIIRFAEDNFNSTYISTIGIDFKVKTIEVEGKKVKLQVWDTAGQERFKTITTAYYRGAMGIILVYDITDEKSFENIQNWMKSITENASAGVSRMLLGNKCDIEAKRKVSRETGEKLAKDHGIRFFETSAKSSINVEESFLSLASDILQKSSKKPGPTGREVKITSSTEKKSSKCVLL from the exons ATGGCGAAGAAGTATGATTTCCTTTACAAACTGCTCCTCATCGGGGACAGCGGAGTGGGCAAAACCTGTCTGATCATTCGTTTCGCTGAAGACAATTTCAACTCCACATACATTTCCACCATCG GCATCGACTTTAAAGTAAAAACCATTGaagtggagggaaagaaagtgaaactacAAGTCTG GGACACAGCCGGACAAGAGAGGTTCAAGACCATCACGACAGCCTACTACAGAGGAGCCATG GGCATTATCCTGGTGTACGACATCACAGACGAGAAGTCCTTCGAAAACATTCAGAACTGGATGAAGAGCATCACAGAA AATGCCTCTGCTGGGGTCAGTCGAATGTTACTCGGGAATAAGTGCGACATTGaagcaaagaggaaagtttcTCGGGAGACGGGAGAGAAG TTGGCAAAAGATCACGGCATCAGATTCTTTGAGACCAGCGCAAAGTCCAGCATCAACGTGGAGGAG tcTTTTCTGTCTTTGGCAAGCGACATACTTCAGAAATCCAGCAAGAAACCA GGGCCCACAGGGCGAGAGGTGAAAATCACAAGCAGTACAGAGAAGAAATCCTCCAAATGCGTCCTTCTCTAG